Proteins encoded in a region of the Halorhodospira halophila genome:
- a CDS encoding UvrD-helicase domain-containing protein: MAFTPEQRQVIEHPGGHARVSAAAGSGKTATLVARVIELLRRGADPARIRVLMFNRSAREDFERRLTVAIREAGSPARVSVQTFHSAGYRLLQRLEAEGVVPRRRLESADWVARKLARNALEAALEDRDEAEAVEDDAVDAFLAFVDVVKADTREASVIHAEAPALLGTSLPGHYLEAYRRFEALRDDQQLRLLNDLIHEPVQALLADEALARRFRNHFDHVIIDEYQDVNEAQQQLIRCIAGERAAVMVVGDPDQCVYQWRGARPEYIVRRFDEDFPGAASYTLPHTFRFGHTVALLGNHSVVRNRQRDGKLCLAAPDNPATEVRRCVDSDPELYRRILAEHRAAGGSLSEVAVLVRLYSLAAPLELELLEAGVPLRLEGRAGLFQRREIRALLGYLRYAAGMLREPLPDGAGPRELLTEMLMLPVAGLRRPEAQTVAHGYADARLPLTRSLSLAAGDLPRWKGRRLRQRMASLEALGAFRRDDPVADVLDEIVTELSLYEAIASGSPSAETATDRTMMVDALRRFAASGGWGLTEFLERCDELIARSAQWQDAPPEQAVRVTSIHRAKGLEWPVVIVPGLAEGTFPYGAGEATAADLEAERRLFYVAVTRAQQRLYLVHPQDPRLERALQRGRAEQFDPSRAVASRFLAEAQPERSIAAGAALDRGEVPDKRLRTQVVGDYLAALQAHEVVLG; this comes from the coding sequence GTGGCATTCACCCCCGAACAGAGGCAGGTCATCGAGCACCCGGGTGGGCACGCCCGGGTGAGCGCTGCGGCCGGGTCCGGCAAGACGGCGACCCTGGTGGCCCGGGTGATCGAGTTGCTGCGCCGCGGCGCGGACCCGGCACGAATCCGGGTCCTGATGTTCAACCGCTCGGCCCGGGAGGACTTCGAGCGTCGCTTGACGGTGGCCATCCGCGAGGCCGGCTCGCCGGCGCGGGTCTCGGTACAGACCTTCCATAGCGCGGGCTACCGGCTGCTCCAGCGGCTCGAGGCCGAGGGGGTGGTGCCACGGCGCCGGCTCGAGAGTGCCGACTGGGTCGCCCGCAAGCTGGCGCGCAATGCGCTGGAGGCCGCGCTGGAGGATCGGGACGAGGCGGAGGCGGTGGAAGACGATGCCGTCGATGCCTTCCTGGCCTTCGTCGACGTGGTCAAGGCCGATACCCGCGAGGCGTCCGTCATCCATGCCGAGGCCCCCGCCCTGCTGGGCACGTCGCTGCCGGGCCATTATCTCGAGGCCTACCGGCGCTTCGAGGCCCTGCGCGACGACCAGCAGCTGCGCCTTCTCAATGACTTGATCCACGAGCCAGTCCAGGCTCTGTTGGCCGACGAGGCCCTGGCCCGGCGCTTCCGGAATCATTTCGATCACGTCATCATCGACGAGTATCAGGACGTCAACGAGGCGCAGCAGCAGCTGATCCGCTGCATCGCCGGTGAGCGGGCTGCGGTGATGGTCGTCGGTGACCCGGATCAGTGCGTCTACCAGTGGCGCGGGGCGCGGCCGGAGTACATCGTGCGCCGTTTCGACGAGGACTTCCCCGGTGCCGCCAGCTACACCCTGCCGCACACCTTCCGTTTCGGCCACACCGTGGCGTTGCTGGGCAACCACTCGGTGGTGCGCAACCGACAGCGGGACGGCAAGCTCTGCCTGGCGGCGCCCGATAATCCGGCCACCGAGGTGCGCCGGTGCGTCGACAGTGACCCGGAGCTCTACCGGCGCATCCTCGCCGAGCATCGGGCCGCCGGGGGGAGCCTGAGTGAGGTGGCGGTTCTGGTCCGGCTCTATAGCCTGGCCGCGCCGCTGGAGCTGGAGCTGCTGGAGGCCGGCGTGCCGCTGCGTCTGGAGGGGCGCGCCGGGCTCTTCCAGCGTCGCGAGATCCGGGCGCTCCTCGGTTACCTGCGGTATGCCGCCGGAATGCTGCGCGAGCCGCTGCCCGATGGTGCCGGCCCGCGGGAGCTGCTGACCGAGATGCTGATGCTGCCGGTGGCCGGTCTGCGCCGGCCGGAGGCGCAGACGGTCGCGCACGGTTATGCCGATGCCCGCCTGCCGCTGACCCGCAGCCTCTCACTTGCCGCCGGGGATCTGCCCCGCTGGAAGGGGCGGCGGCTGCGCCAGCGGATGGCCTCTCTGGAAGCCCTGGGGGCATTCCGGCGCGACGATCCGGTGGCCGATGTCCTCGATGAGATCGTCACCGAGCTGTCGCTCTATGAGGCCATCGCCAGTGGTTCGCCCAGCGCCGAGACGGCCACCGACCGCACCATGATGGTCGACGCCCTGCGCCGTTTCGCCGCCAGTGGCGGTTGGGGACTGACCGAGTTCCTGGAGCGCTGCGACGAGCTCATCGCCCGCTCGGCGCAGTGGCAGGACGCGCCCCCCGAGCAGGCCGTGCGGGTGACCTCCATTCACCGGGCCAAGGGGCTGGAGTGGCCCGTGGTGATCGTCCCCGGGCTGGCGGAGGGGACCTTTCCCTACGGCGCCGGTGAGGCCACGGCGGCGGATCTGGAGGCCGAGCGGCGGCTGTTCTATGTGGCGGTGACCCGGGCTCAGCAGCGCCTTTACCTGGTGCATCCCCAGGATCCACGCCTGGAGCGGGCGCTGCAGCGTGGGCGGGCGGAGCAGTTCGATCCGAGCCGGGCGGTGGCCTCGCGCTTTCTCGCCGAGGCGCAGCCGGAGCGCTCCATCGCTGCCGGGGCGGCCCTGGATCGAGGAGAGGTGCCTGATAAGCGGCTGCGTACGCAGGTCGTTGGCGATTATCTGGCGGCCTTGCAAGCGCACGAGGTGGTCCTCGGCTGA